The following coding sequences are from one Diadema setosum chromosome 9, eeDiaSeto1, whole genome shotgun sequence window:
- the LOC140233246 gene encoding uncharacterized protein — MNPPKKKRKTSYLDRIEKDWSGCSAGFEELHKWKEKTATKDVNMKRWNPRTDECSREEQEEDEEAEEEAVIDWSSSSDEDAKDVEDLRTLGMAPLKKKSHLRRNPSRPAPRRQRRGPALVGSRSEERAVVFGAKTGQRTPPLDSEELCISDSSSDSGDLGSPRIPVSGINVPMGQEERVEGSRLSGDKNAQRDKTFRQSCGHPRRSNGRSTSPKSSCEPEILDYESPEESTNEELSISTCVSDASSLPTQHQRHTQRGPDNANATSPGASPHTGSEWVKKLKLQAAVTPEKTAHGAGATTTATASTSTSGRGDAGDSARKKRKFLKLGLAERLQRLVNREKSSVAMWYHNQHDSQGSQQESKRKSKLVVRVLSLESHVGLYAANCFLLHGEIGARDAVGGDASGSRTNATGGGRGGRGEEGAGAGAGRRDEAVCVLFARATAQRLGLGKDSVIAIHTPWQKLSIPNYSKPVILCTHFCRPLNSEADRGSGIGESSQAQPQLIPDNTEREETRKFLRPMKLFSQNMGMSPSLGGAEELGRRQPVSSSIMECVSETGGCSSSGISFKARVQRVVQRKQQRSVVNQSARGPSTSQSGSQWQGSPAPIWSLLLQDGEGVVCELQLSNQMSQTSTWQPIIQSGEGHSYIFTRLRLTQRLTRARAQGLFSMVDMLTGAGGSAGAQAVCYILTSELGVTTVEPLDQGSDGGVSPPPKPPVLQNLSDIMKRCPK; from the exons ATGAACCCTCCCAAGAAGAAACGGAAAACATCCTACCTTGACCGCATCGAGAAAGATTGGTCAGGCTGCAGTGCTGGGTTTGAAGAACTCCACAAGTGGAAGGAAAAAACGGCAACAAAAG ATGTGAATATGAAGAGATGGAATCCCCGAACTGATGAGTGCTCCAGAGAGGAACAGGAAGAGGATGAGGAGGCGGAAGAAGAGGCAGTCATTGATTGGTCTTCTTCCAGTGACGAGGATGCCAAAGATGTGGAAGACTTGCGGACACTAGGCATGGCCCCATTGAAGAAGAAAAGTCATTTGCGAAGGAACCCCTCGAGACCAGCGCCTCGTCGGCAGCGACGGGGCCCGGCACTGGTGGGATCTCGCAGTGAAGAGAGAGCAGTGGTATTTGGGGCCAAAACAGGGCAGAGAACGCCACCTCTGGACTCTGAAGAACTATGCATTAGCGATTCCAGTAGTGACTCGGGGGACCTAGGAAGCCCAAGGATACCAGTGTCTG GAATAAATGTACCCATGGGACAGGAAGAAAGAGTTGAAGGGAGTAGACTTTCAGGAGACAAAAACGCACAGAGGGACAAGACATTCAGACAAAGCTGTGGTCATCCCAGACGGAGTAACGGTCGGTCAACAAGTCCCAAG AGCTCATGTGAACCAGAAATCCTGGATTACGAGTCACCGGAGGAGTCTACCAATGAA GAATTATCCATCAGCACCTGTGTATCAGATGCCTCCTCCTTACCAACCCAACACCAGAGGCACACACAGAGAGGCCCAGACAATGCTAATGCCACCTCACCAGGTGCCAGCCCACATACCGGCAGTGAATGGGTCAAAAAGCTGAAGCTCCAGGCTGCAGTCACACCAGAGAAAACAGCTCATGGTGCAGGTGCTACAACGACGGCAACAGCATCAACGTCCACCTCTGGCCGAGGAGACGCAGGGGATTCGGcgagaaaaaagaggaaattccTCAA ACTTGGTCTGGCAGAGCGCCTCCAGCGGTTGGTGAACAGAGAGAAATCCTCGGTGGCCATGTGGTATCATAACCAACATGATTCACAGGGTTCTCAGCAAG AGAGCAAGAGGAAGTCCAAGCTTGTTGTGCGAGTCCTCTCCCTGGAAAGTCACGTGGGTCTGTATGCGGCCAACTGCTTCCTCCTCCATGGAGAAATAGGGGCAAGGGATGCCGTGGGAGGGGATGCCTCAGGGTCCAGGACCAATGCCACCggtggaggaagaggaggaaggggagaggAAGGAGCAGGAGCAGGAGCAGGAAGGAGAGATGAAGCCGTGTGTGTCCTGTTTGCACGTGCCACGGCACAGCGGCTTGGTCTGGGCAAGGACTCTGTGATTGCCATCCACACCCCATG GCAGAAGCTGTCCATACCAAACTACAGTAAGCCTGTCATTTTGTGCACACACTTTTGCCGACCTCTGAACTCTGAGGCAGACCGTGGTAGTGGTATTGGTGAATCCTCACAAGCACAGCCACAACTCATTCCTGACAACACAGAGAGAGAAGAGACAAGAAAG TTTCTACGTCCTATGAAGCTCTTCAGTCAGAATATGGGAATGTCGCCCTCTCTTGGTGGTGCAGAGGAACTGGGCAGAAGGCAGCCTGTTTCCTCATCCATTATGGAGTGTGTGAGCGAGACTGGTGGATGTTCATCATCTGGTATCAGCTTCAAGGCTAGAGTACAGAGAGTGGTGCAGAGAAAGCAGCAGAGAAGTGTTGTAAACCAGTCTGCTAG GGGACCATCTACATCTCAAAGCGGGAGCCAATGGCAAGGAAGTCCCGCCCCAATTTGGTCTCTCTTGCTGCAAGATGGCGAAGGCGTGGTCTGCGAGCTTCAGTTGTCCAATCAAATGTCGCAGACTTCCACCTGGCAGCCAATCATCCAGTCAGGAGAGGGCCACTCATACATATTCACGAGGTTGAGGCTGACCCAGAGACTGACCCGCGCCAGGGCCCAGGGGCTCTTCTCCATGGTGGACATGCTGACAGGAGCCGGGGGCTCAGCG GGTGCACAGGCTGTATGTTACATCTTGACCAGTGAGCTTGGAGTGACAACTGTGGAACCTCTTGACCAAGGGTCAGATGGCGGCGTCTCTCCCCCACCAAAGCCGCCTGTTCTTCAAAATCTGTCAGACATCATGAAG CGTTGTCCAAAGTGA